Within the Dialister hominis genome, the region TTGGACAACGGATGGTTCCATTCTCATCAACTCTAAAGTTTATTGGCCGAAACGGATTGGTATGGTATTTCTTGTCTTTCGTTTCTTTCTTGTACATGGGGAATTTCATATACTTTTCCATACCGTGCTGCTCGCAATAGATGTAATTGTTGAAAGATCCATATCCTGCATCTGCCACAGGATACTTAGGATAAGCCCCATAGACTTCGTGGAATTCCTCCATCAGCGGTACGAAGCAATCCATATCTGAACGATACTGGTTAACATCAATTACGGCAATAAATTCATCGGCAACACCTATTTGGACATTGTATGCAGGCAGAAGCTGATCATTTCCCATGTAGTCCGACTTGATTCGCATGAATGTTGCATCCGTATCGGTCTTCGAATAACTGTTTCTGGAAGTACCGCATATCTGTATCTTCTCAACATATTCTTCAAGTTTTGATGTATATGCCTTAAGCTGCTCATACTTGCGTTGATGATCGGACTTGCGATGCCCGCTTCCATGAACAAAGGCCGTCTCATCAATCTGCCAGATTTCTTTTAATTTATCCAATACCAGACGCAGATAGTCCGGAGCGTATTCTGTATTGATGTTTACACTCATATGGTCATACTTAAGATCATCATTGAGTAACTCAAAAAGGCTGGTAATCTTGGCAAAAAGCTTGTAGCGGGATTTTTCAGCGGATTTCTTCCATACCCAGCTGTATTTATTTGCGTTCGCTTCAAACTTGGAACCGTCAATATATATATGCTGCAAATCCACGTTGAGTTTGCCGCAGAGTTCTTTCGTAATTGAATAAAAGATATCCTTGAGAGAATACTTAAGAAAGCCCTTCACGAAATGACAGAATGTCCGATAGGATGGGGCTTCATAATTCATCAGGTACATATATCTGATATTAACCCTGCAATTATCTTCAAGTTTTCTAAAAGAGCAATATCCTTCTTCTGCGAAACCATAGATGATCGTTTTCAGCATGTTGACGGGATTATACCTGGGTCTGCCAGCGCCACGCGTCGGTATGTAACGAAGGTACTTTTTAAGATCGATTTCCTCCATAAATCTGTCATACATTAAAACAGGATCATCGACATTGAGAATCTCAGAGGGAAACATTGGCAAAATGCCTTGTTCTGCGGTAAAATGATTGCTAGTGTTGTTATTTTTCATTGTAAAAAATTATAACACGAAAGGCTCTGCCCCGGACCAAATGATCCGGGGCAGAGCCCTTTTTGTTGGGATGAATTTTGTCACATCCCCTCCTTTGTAATATTGACGTATCAATGAAGATCCTGAAGCGAATCTCTAAATTCATTAATATAATCTAAAGATTTACCCGCTCCGACAGCATTAATATAATTAGGTCTTTCAACAACATATGCCCGGAAACCCGTTATTCTGGAAATGAGT harbors:
- a CDS encoding IS1182 family transposase, whose translation is MKNNNTSNHFTAEQGILPMFPSEILNVDDPVLMYDRFMEEIDLKKYLRYIPTRGAGRPRYNPVNMLKTIIYGFAEEGYCSFRKLEDNCRVNIRYMYLMNYEAPSYRTFCHFVKGFLKYSLKDIFYSITKELCGKLNVDLQHIYIDGSKFEANANKYSWVWKKSAEKSRYKLFAKITSLFELLNDDLKYDHMSVNINTEYAPDYLRLVLDKLKEIWQIDETAFVHGSGHRKSDHQRKYEQLKAYTSKLEEYVEKIQICGTSRNSYSKTDTDATFMRIKSDYMGNDQLLPAYNVQIGVADEFIAVIDVNQYRSDMDCFVPLMEEFHEVYGAYPKYPVADAGYGSFNNYIYCEQHGMEKYMKFPMYKKETKDKKYHTNPFRPINFRVDENGTIRCPNDRAFKFIYRHLVRGNLYGRQEEVFECEDCQGCPLAEQCKKTPKNKRISLSRERNNMYQEVQDNLESIHGALLRMNRSIQAEGTFGIMKHDRWYKRIVRKGIDSVKAELYLVALGYNLRKYITKIMRIRIAA